A genomic segment from Nocardiopsis sp. Huas11 encodes:
- a CDS encoding NCS1 family transporter, with protein sequence MEQPSVPPPAAHRKADHLLEESILPTWLTQRPIGLWGFIWIWVGLAVVIVTFQYGANGVEGGVTLPVVMAIVLTATMTLAIVMTLTADIGTEHGLSFAVYLRAPFGTIGTHLPSISRGIVAACWFGIQTYLGALAINGLVEYWTGFSSWPLWYAVFLVVQVINVALGIKAIERLAAVAAPCILAISLWMYFTLDGIAQLEGHNIWTFAGSGDTSLAALFIVNMAVWAPVSVDIPNITRFVATPSGERRFLRRNRTVLLAQFVVLPVMQMWIAFIGAVSVIVTGNWNPIDVIQGESTGFVLGILLVMIVLAQWSTNTAANVVPAALNFVNALAPWLSYRFGVVLSGVVATAVMPWLLLDNLFTFLSYYGGFIAAIAGIMIADYHLIRRRRLNVPHLFRSDGQYRYFRGVNPAALIAWGTASGAALFALDYAYVIGFPIAFAVYLVLMRVWILPRFPQEELSPSGPDDFLATSTGRSWVHDPDTGGFDLVPTDRLADRATGREDI encoded by the coding sequence ATGGAACAACCGTCCGTTCCGCCTCCAGCGGCCCATCGCAAGGCCGACCACCTCCTCGAAGAGTCGATCCTGCCCACCTGGCTGACCCAGCGCCCCATCGGGCTGTGGGGCTTCATCTGGATCTGGGTCGGCCTGGCCGTGGTCATCGTGACCTTCCAGTACGGCGCCAACGGCGTCGAGGGCGGCGTCACCCTGCCCGTGGTCATGGCCATCGTCCTCACCGCCACGATGACCCTCGCCATCGTCATGACCCTCACCGCCGACATCGGCACCGAGCACGGCCTGTCCTTCGCCGTCTACCTGCGGGCGCCGTTCGGCACCATCGGGACCCACCTGCCCTCGATCTCGCGCGGCATCGTCGCCGCCTGCTGGTTCGGCATCCAGACCTACCTGGGCGCGCTGGCCATCAACGGGCTCGTGGAGTACTGGACCGGGTTCAGCTCCTGGCCGCTGTGGTACGCGGTGTTCCTGGTGGTCCAGGTGATCAACGTGGCCCTGGGCATCAAGGCGATCGAGCGCCTGGCCGCCGTCGCCGCGCCCTGCATCCTGGCCATCTCCCTGTGGATGTACTTCACGCTCGACGGCATCGCCCAGCTGGAGGGCCACAACATCTGGACGTTCGCGGGCAGCGGTGACACCTCGCTCGCGGCGCTGTTCATCGTCAACATGGCCGTGTGGGCGCCGGTCTCCGTCGACATCCCCAACATCACCCGGTTCGTGGCCACGCCCTCGGGCGAGCGCCGCTTCCTGCGCCGCAACCGCACCGTCCTCCTCGCGCAGTTCGTGGTGCTGCCGGTGATGCAGATGTGGATCGCGTTCATCGGCGCGGTCTCGGTCATCGTCACCGGGAACTGGAACCCCATCGACGTCATCCAGGGCGAGAGCACAGGCTTCGTGCTCGGGATCCTGCTCGTGATGATCGTGCTGGCCCAGTGGTCGACCAACACCGCGGCCAACGTCGTCCCGGCGGCGCTGAACTTCGTCAACGCCCTGGCGCCGTGGCTCTCCTACCGGTTCGGCGTGGTCCTGTCCGGGGTGGTCGCCACCGCCGTCATGCCGTGGCTGCTGCTGGACAACCTCTTCACCTTCCTCAGCTACTACGGCGGCTTCATCGCGGCGATCGCCGGGATCATGATCGCCGACTACCACCTCATCAGGCGGCGCCGCCTGAACGTGCCGCACCTGTTCCGCTCCGACGGCCAGTACCGGTACTTCCGGGGCGTCAACCCCGCCGCGCTGATCGCCTGGGGCACCGCGTCCGGCGCCGCGCTGTTCGCCCTCGACTACGCCTACGTCATCGGCTTCCCCATCGCCTTCGCGGTCTACCTCGTGCTCATGCGGGTGTGGATCCTGCCGCGCTTCCCCCAGGAGGAGCTCTCGCCTTCCGGCCCCGACGACTTCCTGGCCACGAGCACCGGGCGCAGCTGGGTGCACGACCCCGACACCGGCGGGTTCGACCTCGTGCCGACGGACCGGCTGGCCGACCGCGCCACCGGCCGCGAGGACATCTGA
- a CDS encoding NCS1 family nucleobase:cation symporter-1, translating to MKPDTTTAREPLPAESLDVHDPDPGLYNDDLAPLPVAKRGWGAFEIFNVWSNDIQSLFGYTLAATLFISYGLNGWSVFAAIVLSGLIVMVLVNLVGRPSVRYGIPFAVMARASLGVHGSQFPTLVRGVVAIFWFGAQTYLASTAIALLITALFGPGPEGTFLGMALVGWVSYTIVAVFQVALFIRGIAWIGTFLNWAGPAVYIVMIVLLAVIWAQAGNGLFSQIGEVFAGSGDYEGGPVAAFSAIVGTMVAYFAAVVINYGDFSRFVRTEKAMRRGNLLGLPVSLALFSFLALFITAGTAVLHGEALTNPADIVERVDNIWLTVVASLTFFVATVGINVVANFVPPAYGLANLAPSKISARTGGLITAAIAFVIGGLWVGFIEQIGIAAFVDTLGAVLAPLYGIIVADYYLIRRRRMVVSDLYSTSPTGAYHYTRGWNLRALTAFVLASVFSVATVWAPALSGLSGYAWLLGALAGAAAHVVFARLGSRTPAAA from the coding sequence ATGAAACCCGACACCACCACCGCGCGGGAGCCGCTGCCCGCCGAATCCCTCGACGTCCACGATCCGGACCCGGGCCTGTACAACGACGACCTCGCTCCCCTGCCCGTCGCGAAGCGGGGGTGGGGCGCCTTCGAGATCTTCAATGTCTGGTCCAACGACATCCAGAGCCTGTTCGGCTACACCCTGGCCGCCACGCTGTTCATCTCCTACGGGTTGAACGGGTGGTCGGTGTTCGCGGCGATCGTGCTCTCCGGGCTGATCGTCATGGTCCTGGTCAACCTCGTGGGCCGGCCGAGCGTGCGCTACGGGATCCCGTTCGCGGTGATGGCCCGCGCGAGCCTGGGCGTGCACGGCTCCCAGTTCCCCACCCTCGTGCGGGGCGTGGTGGCGATCTTCTGGTTCGGGGCGCAGACCTACCTGGCCTCGACGGCGATCGCTCTGCTGATCACCGCCCTGTTCGGGCCGGGGCCGGAGGGCACGTTCCTGGGCATGGCCCTGGTCGGGTGGGTGTCGTACACGATCGTCGCGGTGTTCCAGGTGGCGCTGTTCATCCGCGGCATCGCCTGGATCGGCACGTTCCTCAACTGGGCCGGACCGGCCGTGTACATCGTCATGATCGTGTTGCTGGCGGTCATCTGGGCGCAGGCCGGCAACGGCCTGTTCTCCCAGATCGGCGAGGTCTTCGCCGGCAGCGGCGACTATGAGGGCGGCCCCGTCGCGGCGTTCTCCGCGATCGTCGGCACGATGGTGGCCTACTTCGCGGCCGTGGTCATCAACTACGGCGACTTCTCGCGGTTCGTGCGCACCGAGAAGGCGATGCGGCGGGGCAACCTCCTGGGGCTGCCGGTGAGCCTGGCGCTGTTCTCGTTCCTGGCGCTGTTCATCACCGCCGGGACCGCGGTGCTGCACGGTGAGGCGCTGACCAACCCGGCCGACATCGTGGAGCGGGTGGACAACATCTGGCTGACGGTGGTCGCCTCGCTGACGTTCTTCGTGGCCACGGTCGGCATCAACGTGGTGGCCAACTTCGTGCCGCCCGCCTACGGCCTGGCCAACCTGGCGCCCTCGAAGATCAGCGCGCGCACGGGCGGGCTGATCACCGCCGCGATCGCCTTCGTCATCGGCGGCCTGTGGGTGGGCTTCATCGAACAGATCGGGATCGCGGCCTTCGTCGACACCCTGGGCGCGGTGCTGGCCCCGCTCTACGGCATCATCGTCGCCGACTACTACCTGATCCGGCGTCGGCGCATGGTGGTCAGCGACCTCTACTCGACGTCCCCGACCGGCGCCTACCACTACACCCGCGGCTGGAACCTGCGCGCCCTGACGGCGTTCGTGCTGGCCTCGGTGTTCTCGGTGGCCACCGTGTGGGCGCCGGCGCTCTCCGGCCTGTCCGGCTACGCCTGGCTGCTGGGCGCCCTGGCCGGGGCGGCCGCGCACGTGGTGTTCGCCCGTCTGGGCTCCCGCACCCCGGCCGCCGCCTGA
- a CDS encoding type II toxin-antitoxin system RelE/ParE family toxin — protein sequence MTYRTVLRPEARAELRKLPRNVAMNVFRKLTELESDPLGFGTTALVGDPEVRRLRVGDYRVVYTVEDRRLVIWVVHVGHRSSVYRDQ from the coding sequence GTGACCTACCGAACCGTCTTGCGGCCGGAAGCGCGCGCGGAGCTGCGCAAGCTGCCGCGCAACGTCGCGATGAACGTGTTCCGCAAGCTCACCGAACTCGAATCGGACCCCCTGGGGTTCGGGACGACGGCACTGGTGGGCGATCCAGAGGTGCGTCGGCTCCGAGTCGGCGACTACCGGGTGGTCTACACCGTCGAAGACCGTCGTCTCGTCATCTGGGTCGTTCACGTCGGGCACCGTTCCAGCGTGTACAGGGACCAGTGA
- a CDS encoding type II toxin-antitoxin system prevent-host-death family antitoxin — translation MSEMQVESIREVRDHIADVVDRADRDDSPTVITRRGKEVAAVVPIELLRRYQQLEEQEILRMVHERMASPEPGIPMADVMAEILAESE, via the coding sequence ATGAGCGAGATGCAGGTGGAGTCCATTCGCGAAGTCCGTGATCACATCGCCGACGTCGTCGACCGAGCCGACCGGGATGACTCGCCCACGGTGATCACCAGACGCGGCAAGGAGGTCGCCGCCGTCGTCCCCATCGAGCTGCTGCGCCGCTACCAGCAGCTGGAGGAGCAGGAGATTCTGCGCATGGTCCATGAGCGCATGGCCAGCCCTGAACCCGGCATTCCTATGGCGGACGTGATGGCGGAGATCCTCGCGGAGTCGGAGTGA